A genomic window from Fusarium oxysporum Fo47 chromosome VIII, complete sequence includes:
- a CDS encoding xylosidase/arabinosidase: MERSDAEIQYSNPIVPGFAPDPSVVFAEGTFFLCTSSFHVFPGLPIYASKDLKSWTHIGNALHKRSQLSLRNANTIHVPLDTGFTMVATTGIVAPSIHYHEGVFYIVTTNQTFNGEDYERHNFIIKCHDIWSNDWSDPVYFDYHGIDTSLFFHDDGRVFVQGAWHIRDDRQPTNTIKQNPIMTADGTDEYIQNIGHGSLFQDGDGRWWAAVLGVRKQPNGTLGLGRESFLSPVDWPEGGWPTVRQPRMGFKREAVQSLNPSKPLQAPSHIEDLYIRDHDEENYQYLDDEETLQLIPSRYGLDSAIESPTFLGRRQRFLTGTGSTRLTADQGLTGKSIRAGISLYKDPLRFASLAYDFDNTTAVFEVHNSATGLFGTVSHKLSLGLVEVQLQVVAMSSRYSFQVKETLQETKVDMDKGWIEIGSVETKALDARDFTGPLISVFAQTLLKEAKREPVIFHEFKLQALE, encoded by the exons ATGGAGCGTTCTGACGCGGAAATTCAATATTCAAATCCAATTGTACCCGGATTTGCACCAGATCCCTCGGTTGTCTTCGCCGAGGGTACATTCTTTCTTTGCACCTCCTCATTCCACGTATTCCCAGGTCTTCCTATCTACGCCTCGAAGGACCTTAAAAGCTGGACACACATTG GTAATGCTCTGCATAAACGTTCACAGCTAAGCCTACGAAATGCAAACACGATACACGTGCCGTTAGATACAGGCTTCACCATGGTTGCAACTACTGGCATCGTTGCTCCCAGTATACATTACCATGAAGGAGTCTTCTATATCGTCACCACAAATCAAACCTTCAACGGCGAAGATTACGAGAGGCACAACTTCATTATCAAGTGCCACGACATCTGGAGCAATGACTGGAGCGACCCTGTCTATTTCGACTATCATGGCATTGAcaccagcctcttcttccatgacGACGGGCGAGTCTTTGTGCAGGGAGCTTGGCATATCAGAGACGATCGACAGCCGACAAACACCATCAAGCAG AATCCTATCATGACGGCTGATGGCACGGATGAGTATATCCAGAATATTGGCCACGGCTCACTCTTCCAGGATGGTGATGGGAGATGGTGGGCCGCTGTACTTGGTGTTCGAAAGCAGCCAAATGGTACTCTGGGCCTTGGTCGTGAGTCTTTTCTTTCACCCGTCGACTGGCCAGAAGGGGGATGGCCCACTGTCCGCCAGCCTAGGATGGGCTTCAAGAGGGAAGCTGTGCAGTCGCTCAATCCCTCAAAGCCGCTCCAGGCTCCTTCTCATATCGAAGATCTTTACATTCGAGACCATGACGAAGAAAATTATCAGTATCTAGATGACGAGGAAACCTTACAACTCATTCCAAGCCGTTATGGACTTGATTCAGCTATTGAGAGTCCCACATTCCTGGGGCGACGCCAGCGCTTCTTGACCGGCACAGGGTCTACGCGCCTCACAGCCGACCAGGGTTTGACTGGGAAGAGTATCAGAGCTGGTATCTCTCTGTACAAAGATCCCTTGCGCTTTGCCAGCCTAGCCTACGACTTTGACAACACTACTGCTGTCTTCGAAGTTCATAACTCTGCCACTGGGCTTTTTGGTACTGTCTCTCACAAGCTGTCCTTGGGACTAGTCGAAGTTCAACTTCAAGTTGTAGCTATGTCTTCGCGGTACAGTTTCCAGGTGAAGGAGACTCTACAAGAAACTAAAGTCGACATGGATAAGGGCTGGATTGAAATTGGTTCTGTGGAGACCAAAGCACTTGATGCTAGGGATTTTACTGGTCCGTTAATTAGCGTTTTTGCGCAGACTCTCTTGAAGGAGGCCAAAAGGGAACCTGTTATTTTCCATGAGTTCAAATTACAAGCTTTAGAGTAA
- a CDS encoding Aldehyde/histidinol dehydrogenase produces the protein MALHNNGLLQANSAFINGKWLQAKDDQLFDVLDPATWTPIAAVPDLTQAECIKAVQFADSALHKLSAMTGKHRGQLLREWFRLIMQAKDDLADIITAENGKTISEARGEVSYAADFVDWYAGAAPRVQGTVVESSDSTKRVLVIKQPVGVVGIITPWNFPAAMITRKVAAALAAGCSCVVKPAPETPLTALALASLAAQAGFPPGSFNIVTTKAHTIDIGRVLTQHPIIRKFSFTGSTAIGKLLASQCTTTMKRVSLELGGNAPFVIFDDADLEAAAEAIMASKFRLSGQTCVCTNRVYAQTGIYQELASILAAKVKSLILGPGGDANTTIGPLITKTAVARVEGHVKDAFSKGAKVIVGGRRAPSLGDAFFEPTLLVDVPADALCAQEETFGPVLPLFKFESDQDAINLANDTNFGLAGYFFTENVHKAWTVAEKMDVGMVGVNTGLISDVASPFGGVKESGQGREGSYLGVEEFLTVKSISFGIKA, from the exons ATGGCCCTTCATAATAATGGCCTTCTTCAAGCGAACAGTGCTTTCATCAACGGGAAATGGCTGCAAGCGAAGGATGACCAATTATTTGATGTTTTAG ATCCGGCAACATGGACGCCAATCGCTGCGGTCCCAGATCTTACACAGGCAGAGTGTATTAAAGCTGTTCAGTTTGCAGACTCCGCGTTGCACAAGCTGTCCGCAATGACAGGGAAACATAGGGGACAGCTCCTGCGTGAATGGTTTCGCCTAATTATGCAAGCAAAGGACGACCTAGCAGATATCATCACCGCCGAGAACGGCAAGACTATATCTGAGGCTCGAGGAGAAGTCTCATATGCAGCAGATTTCGTTGACTGGTATGCTGGTGCTGCCCCTCGTGTTCAAGGCACG GTTGTCGAATCCTCCGACTCCACCAAGCGGGTACTTGTTATTAAGCAACCAGTCGGTGTCGTGGGTATCATAACGCCGTGGAACTTTCCAGCTGCAATGATTACACGAAAAGTTGCTGCGGCGTTAGCAGCAGGCTGTTCTTGCGTAGTCAAGCCAGCCCCTGAAACCCCTCTCACTGCTCTTGCCTTGGCATCTCTTGCCGCTCAGGCAGGATTCCCCCCTGGCTCGTTCAACATTGTCACAACAAAGGCGCATACTATTGACATCGGTCGAGTACTGACGCAACATCCAATTATACGAAAGTTCTCCTTCACAGGGTCTACTGCCATTGGAAAGCTTCTCGCTAGTCAGTGTACCACCACTATGAAGCGTGTTAGTCTAGAGCTGGGAGGCAACGCACCTTTCGTCATCTTTGACGATGCAGATCTTGAGGCGGCGGCTGAAGCAATCATGGCCAGCAAATTCCGGCTTTCTGGGCAGACATGCGTCTGCACTAACCGAGTCTATGCTCAAACGGGCATCTATCAAGAATTAGCCTCCATACTTGCCGCAAAGGTCAAGTCCTTGATTCTAGGTCCTGGGGGCGACGCAAACACAACTATTGGCCCCTTGATTACGAAGACTGCTGTCGCCCGCGTAGAGGGTCATGTCAAGGATGCATTCTCAAAAGGAGCCAAGGTGATAGTAGGTGGAAGAAGAGCACCGAGCCTCGGTGATGCATTCTTTGAGCCTACtctccttgttgatgttcCTGCGGACGCTTTATGCGCACAAGAAGAAACTTTTGGCCCAGTACTTCCGTTGTTCAAATTCGAAAGTGATCAAGACGCCATCAACCTGGCAAATGACACTAATTTTGGTCTGGCTGGTTACTTTTTCACCGAGAACGTTCATAAGGCCTGGACAGTGGCTGAGAAGATGGACGTCGGAATG GTTGGTGTCAATACAGGTCTAATAAGTGATGTTGCATCCCCTTTTGGAGGCGTAAAAGAGAGTGGTCAAGGACGAGAG GGGTCGTATCTGGGGGTTGAAGAGTTCCTCACGGTGAAGAGTATTAGTTTTGGGATTAAAGCTTGA
- a CDS encoding 3-oxoacyl-reductase, which yields MQDLKGKVIAVTGAASGIGLATPQLLFSVGAKLSLSDRSPIPLEKATQALLAAHPTRDKQYIMTAEVDVISSAQITSWIEETMGKGKIRDLADDSWALCVGINATGVFYSMRTKLNAMINGRSIINLASLASLIAVPRATEFSASKHAVVGLTKTGAREEGPTGIRVNAVAPGTIDTAMTQNAPLEFIAFLKERVAKQPISRQGRAEEVEALICFLLSESLSFITGQIIRIDGGFSV from the exons ATGCAAGATCTCAAAGGCAAAGTTATTGCCGTCACGGGTGCAGCATCCGGAATTGGTCTTGCAACTCCTCAACTGCTGTTCTCAGTCGGAGCCAAGTTATCCTTGTCTGATAGATCACCCATTCCACTTGAGAAAGCCACCCAAGCCCTTCTCGCCGCGCACCCAACCCGTGATAAGCAATACATCATGACAGCAGAGGTCGATGTTATATCCAGCGCTCAAATTACATCCTGGATCGAGGAGACT AtgggcaagggcaagatcCGCGACCTGGCCGATGATAGCTGGGCTTTGTGTGTGGGCATCAATGCCACGGGTGTCTTCTACTCCATGCGAACTAAGCTCAATGCCATGATTAACGGCAGGAGCATTATCAATCTGGCAAGTCTGGCTAGTCTAATAGCAGTCCCTAGAGCTACAGAATTCTCGGCCTCGAAGCATGCAGTGGTTGGTCTTACAAAAACGGGAGCCAGAGAAGAGGGCCCAACTGGCATCAGAGTGAATGCAGTCGCACC TGGCACGATAGATACTGCAATGACTCAGAATGCTCCCCTGGAGTTTATAGCATTTCTGAAAGAAAGGGTTGCAAAGCAGCCCATCTCAAGACAGGGACGAGccgaggaggttgaggcgTTGATTTGCTTTCTTCTCAGTGAAAGTTTGTCTTTTATAACTGGTCAGATTATTCGCATTGATGGGGGGTTTTCAGTGTAA
- a CDS encoding putative xylosidase/arabinosidase — MERVKVNPIIPGFAPDPSVIYVDGTYFLVNSTFHMFPGLPVYASRDLKEWSHIGNALNRTGLMSLQRSMTKLVGPDEDGVKIAAQGGLMAPSIRYHKGTFYIVCTNIAHKDLLPGETGCENFILSTTDIWADEWSDPVFYDFHGIDTSLFWDDDDRAYLIGARSPAPATQIWQFEIDVRTGKDLSERRLLWEGVTKVYPEGPHMYKKDGWYYLLIAEGGCFADHHVIMARSRDIWGPYEVNPANPVLPKADPNGYIQYTGHGDLFQHPSGQWYFACLGVRKNNGRFIMGRESVLTTASWSEGEFPVIDGLQVDVPLPIHESSLSSNFSIPKKFGSPDVAYLQIRDPVPGSYEHDGKGVTLTSSKADLNQDDEPVTFIGKRQRSLHGTSSATLESLDSSIMEDSRLRTGLCYYKDEHRYARVFLDVNPENIVFELVNKARSIERTSSVNIGAIAKDNSIVFGIDYTELDLVFWYSLGEVGTRRKMGTLDSLDMTGHDFVGPVIGVFATGNDQIRVKYLDITVV, encoded by the exons ATGGAGCGTGTTAAAGTCAACCCCATTATTCCCGGGTTCGCCCCTGACCCTTCCGTTATCTACGTGGATGGAACATACTTTCTTGTAAACTCCACCTTTCACATGTTCCCTGGTCTACCAGTTTATGCGTCTAGAGACTTGAAGGAATGGAGCCATATTG GCAATGCATTAAATCGAACGGGCTTGATGTCCCTCCAGCGCTCGATGACTAAATTGGTCGGCcctgatgaggatggtgttaAAATTGCTGCGCAGGGAGGGCTTATGGCTCCCTCGATCAGATACCACAAAGGCACCTTTTACATCGTCTGCACCAATATTGCTCACAAGGATCTTCTGCCTGGAGAAACAGGCTGTGAAAACTTCATCTTATCAACCACCGATATTTGGGCTGATGAATGGAGCGATCCGGTCTTCTATGACTTCCATGGAATCGATACTAGCTTGTTCTGGGATGACGACGATCGCGCGTATCTCATAGGCGCTCGATCTCCAGCTCCTGCAACGCAGATCTGGCAGTTCGAAATCGACGTCAGGACGGGAAAAGACCTCTCTGAGAGGAGGCTGCTCTGGGAAGGTGTCACAAAGGTTTACCCAGAGGGCCCGCACATGTATAAGAAGGATGGATGGTACTATCTTCTCATCGCTGAGGGTGGCTGTTTTGCCGACCACCATGTCATTATGGCTCGGTCGAGGGATATCTGGGGTCCGTATGAGGTCAACCCAGCTAATCCGGTGCTACCAAAAGCGGACCCTAATGGGTATATCCAGTACACAGGCCACGGAGACCTGTTCCAGCATCCTTCGGGACAGTGGTATTTTGCATGTCTCGGTGTACGCAAGAATAATGGGCGTTTTATCATGGGGCGCGAGTCTGTTCTTACTACGGCCTCGTGGAGCGAGGGAGAATTCCCCGTGATCGACGGCCTTCAGGTCGATGTGCCACTTCCAATACACGAGAGCTCATTGTCTTCCAATTTTTCTATCCCGAAAAAGTTCGGAAGTCCAGATGTCGCCTATCTTCAGATCCGCGACCCCGTGCCAGGCAGCTATGAGCATGATGGAAAAGGCGTCACTCTGACATCCAGCAAAGCGGACTTGAACCAGGACGACGAGCCGGTGACATTCATTGGAAAGCGCCAAAGGAGCCTTCATGGCACGTCTTCCGCAACACTCGAGTCCCTAGACAGCTCCATCATGGAGGACTCTCGACTCAGGACAGGTCTATGCTATTATAAAGATGAGCACCGATATGCTCGTGTCTTTCTTGACGTCAACCCCGAGAATATTGtctttgagcttgtcaaTAAGGCCCGGTCCATCGAACGAACATCATCTGTCAACATCGGTGCAATAGCGAAGGACAATAGTATTGTATTTGGGATAGACTATACTGAGCTAGATCTTGTCTTTTGGTATTCGCTTGGGGAGGTCGGGACGAGGCGAAAGATGGGTACGCTAGACTCCTTAGATATGACTGGGCATGACTTTGTGGGGCCTGTCATTGGTGTATTTGCTACCGGCAATGACCAAATCAGGGTGAAGTATCTAGACATTACAGTTGTATAG
- a CDS encoding uncharacterized protein (expressed protein), with product MASSSGPRRACKLCRRRKVKCDGLPTCSNCRAAGAACQYAPPRKRGPKPVRYCGSISDDTPTPISPATYPSEILDDSPLSSPATCLQPATPTAVSQAQHSSISSSQGLRPESLSETRTEAAVRIYLDLLTGLQNSASGESSASIAHRCIFLYTRYVFGSVPLCHEASLRATVGRFFEVEQHSPCEDALDIYRRTLACLSSENEYSAIEKLRSLTLLLALCAAVSYAVPESLLPTKHLTAPLFVKTTRELLHLYHDYDLEHPESSSLTIRMFLSSAIQTSTGTNGVAFHILNEAGLIAMRMRLYCEASLEGRDPIEQQILRNAFWQLYVCDKTVLVMGGRPVSIHETLFDTQLSLKPSSPSPVTLFEYGPELDGAEIEGRLLEGFHIIRRLWAMAARVIRGMESRSIGHTDKFTELYEEDMADLSNAYFEVITLTNCFPGWDLSPAALSPDTDCREIDKGLDDVLQRQKTSYLISLHSIKLFVLNSAISCNMTQIVGLSAAPLSLAMRIIELAQDFFNVLETIPFLHLQAEGEQCAEKIRRVGSLLLELAHNYDEEVVTSRASQCVQRSVNLLVRLNSKASDGVGGLI from the exons atggcatcttcttcaggCCCGAGGCGGGCTTGCAAGCTATGTCGCCGccgcaaggtcaag TGTGATGGATTGCCGACTTGCAGCAATTGTCGAGCCGCAGGGGCCGCTTGCCAGTATGCCCCTCCGAGGAAAAGAGGTCCCAAACCTGTTCGGTACTGTGGCAGTATCTCAGACGATACCCCAACCCCAATATCACCAGCCACCTATCCATCCGAGATCCTCGACGATTCACCCCTCTCCTCTCCAGCGACCTGCCTACAACCAGCCACACCTACAGCTGTGAGCCAGGCCCAGCACAGCAgtatcagcagcagccaaggGTTGAGACCAGAATCATTGTCGGAGACTCGGACTGAAGCTGCTGTCAGAATTTATCTTGACCTCCTGACAGGGCTGCAAAACTCTGCCTCAGGTGAATCCTCAGCATCCATTGCTCATCGGTGCATCTTCCTATATACTCGCTATGTGTTCGGGTCTGTCCCTCTTTGCCATGAAGCCTCACTGCGAGCAACAGTCGGTCGATTCTTTGAGGTAGAACAACACTCGCCTTGTGAAGATGCCCTCGACATTTACAGACGGACACTGGCCTGCCTGTCATCTGAAAATGAGTATAGTGCGATAGAGAAGCTCAGGAGTCTGACACTTCTCCTAGCCCTGTGTGCGGCTGTGTCTTATGCTGTTCCAGAGTCTCTGTTGCCGACTAAACATCTCACAGCGCCACTATTCGTCAAAACAACGCGAGAGCTACTTCATCTCTACCACGACTACGATCTCGAGCACCCTGAGTCGTCGTCGCTCACCATCCGCATGTTCTTGTCATCGGCTATACAAACCTCTACAGGCACCAACGGTGTGGCCTTTCATATCTTGAACGAAGCGGGTCTAATTGCCATGAGAATGCGTCTGTACTGCGAGGCCTCTCTTGAGGGAAGAGACCCGATCGAGCAGCAGATCCTCCGAAACGCATTCTGGCAGTTATACGTGTGCGACAAGACCGTCTTGGTAATGGGAGGCCGTCCCGTTTCCATCCATGAGACTTTGTTCGACACCCAGCTAAGTCTGAAACCAAGTTCACCAAGCCCAGTGACGCTCTTTGAATATGGTCCGGAACTCGACGGTGCCGAGATAGAAGGCCGTCTGTTGGAGGGTTTCCATATCATACGTCGTCTATGGGCCATGGCTGCACGAGTCATTCGAGGGATGGAGTCAAGATCCATCGGGCATACAGATAAATTCACGGAGCTTTACGAAGAAGACATGGCTGATCTATCAAACGCATACTTCGAGGTAATCACACTAACAAACTGTTTCCCAGGCTGGGATCTGTCACCAGCTGCATTGTCACCCGACACCGACTGTCGAGAGATAGACAAAGGTCTAGATGACGTTCTACAGAGACAAAAGACCAGTTATCTGATTTCACTCCACTCGATCAAGCTCTTTGTGCTAAACTCTGCTATCTCATGCAACATGACCCAGATTGTGGGCCTAAGCGCAGCGCCTCTGTCTCTGGCCATGAGAATAATAGAGCTGGCTCAAGATTTCTTCAACGTCCTTGAAACCATCCCattccttcatctccaagctgAGGGGGAACAATGC GCAGAAAAGATAAGACGTGTTGGCAGTCTACTGCTCGAACTTGCACATAATTACGATGAGGAAGTTGTTACGTCCCGGGCAAGCCAGTGCGTGCAGCGTTCGGTCAACCTGCTTGTTCGGCTAAATTCAAAGGCTTCTGATGGCGTCGGTggtttaatataa
- a CDS encoding general substrate transporter: MGTNENGGHDEVRVHDLCTKESWWNVPHLVRLNLMLAVPFMSAYIGGYDGSVLNGMQTLDHWKSEFDYPSGGVLGLLVNIQTIGGVVALPVAPWMADKYGRRHPIFLGSCIIIGAAILQGCATNMAMFLAGRFFIGLGGMFISCAAPPLLGELAYPTHRPIITGIYNTTWYTGAIVAAWATYGTFHMNSNWSWRIPSLLQALVSIFQVIFVYFLPESPRWLVANGRAAEATKVLSKHHSGTDEPTELVRLQIAEITSAIEFERSAESVSYLQFFKTKGNRHRLVVVASLGFIIQWCGNQLIGPYLALVLSDIGITDGETQNLINGGLQIYNFIIACSSATLIDRIGRRPLLLTSTIGMLSTFTVWTILAARNQMENGSHKGFGIGIVVLIFVFFTFYNIAMSPLPIAYLLEVLPYTLRSKGLSIFNLAQICSGLFNGFVNPVALKALRWKYYIVFVIAQVLWLSIIYFTYPETRGLALEEVAQIFDGRQVLDRTLDIKAEGIPEVDHKSRVTSDDKEL, encoded by the exons ATGGGAACCAACGAGAATGGCGGGCATGATGAAGTGCGAGTTCACGACCTCTGCACCAAAGAGTCATGGTGGAATGTGCCTCATCTGGTGAGGCTGAACCTCATGCTTGCGGTCCCATTCATGTCGGCCTATATAGGCGGATATGATGGCAGTGTGCTCAATGGAATGCAGACCCTTGACCATTGGAAATCTG AATTTGACTATCCCTCTGGtggtgttcttggccttttgGTCAATATCCAAACCATCGGTGGCGTGGTTGCTTTGCCTGTCGCCCCTTGGATGGCCGACAAGTACGGGCGACGCCACCCAATCTTTCTTGGGTCCTGCATCATCATTGGCGCTGCAATTCTGCAAGGATGTGCCACCAACATGGCCATGTTCTTAGCTGGGCGCTTCTTCATTGGCCTTGGTGGAATGTTTATCTCATGCGCTGCTCCTCCACTTCTTGGAGAACTGGCATACCCGACCCATCGACCTATCATCACCGGCATCTACAACACCACCTGG TATACTGGCGCTATTGTCGCTGCCTGGGCCACGTACGGTACCTTTCACATGAATAGCAACTGGAGTTGGAGAATTCCTTCGCTCCTCCAGGCACTAGTTTCCATATTCCAGGTTATCTTTGTCTACTTCCTCCCTGAAAGCCCTAGATGGCTGGTTGCGAATGGTCGTGCGGCAGAGGCGACCAAAGTCCTCAGCAAGCATCACAGCGGCACCGACGAGCCGACTGAGCTTGTGCGCCTTCAGATCGCCGAAATTACTAGTGCCATCGAGTTTGAACGCTCTGCCGAGTCTGTCTCGTACCTCCAGTTCTTCAAAACCA AGGGAAACCGCCATCGTCTAGTTGTTGTTGCTTCCCTAGGCTTCATCATCCAGTGGTGCGGTAACCAGCTTATCGGTCCCTATCTCGCTCTCGTCCTCTCAGATATCGGCATCACCGATGGCGAAACGCAGAACCTCATTAATGGAGGTCTTCAGATCTACAATTTCATCATTGCCTGTAGTTCTGCTACGCTTATCGACCGAATTGGCAGGCGGCCCCTTCTACTAACGTCCACTATTGGCATGTTATCTACCTTTACTGTTTGGACCATCTTGGCGGCGCGAAACCAGATGGAGAATGGCTCCCACAAGGGGTTCGGCATCGGAATCGTCGTTCTGATTttcgtcttcttcaccttctaCAATATTGCCATGTCGCCTCTACCTATCGCCTACCTTCTCGAGGTACTGCCATATACGCTTCGCTCCAAGGGtctcagcatcttcaacttggCACAGATTTGCAGCGGTCTCTTCAACGGATTTGTTAACCCGGTCGCATTGAAGGCCCTGAGGTGGAAGTACTACATCGTCTTTGTTATCGCTCAGGTTCTGTGGCTCAGCATCATCTACTTCACTTACCCTGAAACTCGGGGGTTGGCCCTCGAAGAGGTCGCCCAGATCTTTGATGGTAGACAAGTGCTCGACAGAACCCttgatatcaaggctgaaggCATTCCTGAGGTCGATCACAAGAGCAGAGTCACATCAGATGACAAGGAACTGTAG
- a CDS encoding glycoside hydrolase superfamily, producing MPLLVDVDHALKELTIEEKVKLLSGKDNWSTYPIERLNIPSLVATDGPHGARGTSFFNGPLGALLPSATAMGATFDTRLMRSVGNMLAAETIEKGCQILLAPTVCLQRSPLIGRGFEAFGEDPILSGMMASEYINGVQEKGVATSIKHYAAHDQSYMSPEDDLQVAERTLREVHLLPFQLAVKHANPWSFMTSYHRINGVHTSENEWLNTQILRREWGWDGLLMSDWGGVFSTTEAMNAGLDLEMPGPSRWRGDLLHLALMSRKVTKSMINERVRNVVKLVNRVQPAIKHTTPNEEAGDTPTKRALCREVARGSIVLLKNERKVLPLDPSAQQTYGLIGPGVTYPAVSGGGSADLRPYYVQKPLEAIQDVVGREKVRTAVGCYSHIFTPPLSENVTVPGTDEEGYQLFWYGEDPETNPEAEPLHSTTTTQATMYFADNHPSGVPDMYWLRVVTLYRATKTATMHIGLCVMGKGRLYIDGKAAIDLWSSHPKKTLQTPMFNQASMELTADLEAHEGQVYEISVLLKNESMSSHIGGPYVGTTCIGGVRIGCCEKIDPAVALAEAVEVARNVDVPILIAGLNADYETEAVDRHDLELPPGINELVRRVIEANPKTIIVNQSGCPVTMPWANNASTLLQAWFGGQETGNAIADVLFGRYNPSGRLSITFPRRLEDTPSFLSFGKGVRHMYYGEGVFIGHRYYEKLRNDPLFYFGFGLSYTTFEYSNLQLPEVVDLGDNGKRTFNVSVDVMNTGDKDGHEIVQLYVSDIECATLRPCKELKGFAKLWVPKGGKVKATISLDKYAVSYWDEEEEKWLAEKGTFKVVISRSADPKDEVLQREFRLDRDLYWRGV from the exons ATGCCTCTTCTCGTAGACGTCGACCATGCTTTGAAAGAGCTTACGATCGaggagaaggtcaagcttCTCTCGGGCAAAGACAATTGGTCTACCTACCCTATCGAGCGCCTGAACATTCCCTCTCTTGTG GCTACGGATGGTCCACACGGGGCGCGAGGCACGTCTTTCTTCAATGGC CCGCTCGGTGCTCTGCTTCCGTCAGCAACGGCGATGGGGGCGACCTTTGATACCAGGTTGATGCGGTCCGTCGGTAATATGCTGGCTGCAGAAACCATCGAGAAAGGCTGTCAGATTTTACTTGCTCCGACCGTTTGTCTGCAACGGTCCCCCCTTATAGGTCGTGGCTTTGAAGCCTTTGGCGAAGATCCAATTCTCAGTGGCATGATGGCCTCCGAGTATATCAACGGTGTGCAGGAGAAAGGGGTTGCAACCTCCATCAAGCACTATGCAGCACATGACCAATCTTATATGTCCCCCGAGGACGACTTGCAAGTGGCTGAAAGAACCTTACGAGAAGTACACCTTTTACCCTTCCAGTTAGCTGTGAAACACGCCAACCCTTGGTCATTTATGACTTCATATCACCGCATAAACGGAGTTCACACTTCAGAGAATGAATGGCTCAATACTCAGATCCTACGGCGAGAATGGGGATGGGATGGGCTTCTGATGAGCGATTGGGGTGGTGTCTTCAGTACTACTGAGGCAATGAATGCTGGTTTGGACCTGGAGATGCCGGGTCCTTCTAGGTGGAGAGGCGATCTTCTGCACCTTGCCCTCATGTCTCGAAAGGTCACGAAGTCGATGATTAATGAACGCGTTCGGAACGTTGTCAAGCTCGTGAACAGAGTGCAGCCGGCTATTAAGCACACAACACCaaatgaagaagctggcgaTACACCTACAAAGAGAGCGCTATGCCGAGAAGTTGCTCGAGGCTCGATCGTCCTACTCAAGAACGAACGCAAGGTATTGCCTCTTGACCCATCAGCGCAGCAAACCTATGGTCTGATCGGCCCTGGAGTTACATACCCCGCCGTCAGTGGCGGCGGTTCTGCCGATTTGCGCCCATACTACGTCCAAAAGCCGCTTGAAGCCATCCAAGATGTTGTCGGCAGGGAGAAAGTGAGGActgctgttggttgttaCT CTCACATATTCACACCTCCTCTATCCGAAAACGTCACTGTTCCGGGAACAGACGAAGAGGGGTATCAACTCTTTTGGTACGGTGAAGACCCAGAGACGAACCCCGAGGCTGAGCCACTTCACTCTACGACTACAACCCAGGCCACAATGTACTTTGCAGACAACCATCCCTCCGGTGTTCCTGATATGTATTGGCTTCGCGTCGTGACATTATACAGGGCAACTAAGACAGCGACTATGCATATCGGTCTTTGTGTGATGGGCAAAGGACGCCTGTACATTGATGGCAAAGCGGCCATTGATCTTTGGTCGAGCCATCCTAAGAAGACGCTTCAGACGCCTATGTTCAACCAAGCAAGCATGGAATTGACAGCTGATCTGGAGGCCCATGAAGGACAGGTTTACGAGATATCTGTTCTTTTAAAGAATGAATCTATGTCCTCTCACATTGGAGGGCCCTATGTTGGAACGACATGTATTGGTGGTGTTCGGATAGGATGCTGTGAGAAGATCGACCCCGCTGTCGCTTTGGCGGAGGCTGTTGAAGTGGCGAGGAATGTGGACGTGCCTATTCTCATCGCTGGTCTGAACGCTGATTACGAAACCGAGGCGGTGGATAGACACGATCTAGAGCTGCCACCTGGGATCAACGAACTTGTTCGGAGGGTAATCGAAGCGAACCCTAAAACC ATCATTGTCAATCAGTCCGGCTGTCCAGTGACCATGCCTTGGGCCAACAATGCCTCGACTCTGCTCCAGGCGTGGTTTGGTGGCCAGGAAACAGGCAACGCTATCGCCGATGTACTCTTCGGTCGGTATAACCCATCGGGGCGTCTGTCGATTACGTTCCCGCGCCGACTGGAAGACACGCCGTCCTTCCTTAGCTTCGGCAAAGGAGTGCGGCACATGTATTACGGAGAAGGCGTTTTCATCGGTCACAGATACTATGAGAAGCTTCGTAACGATCCACTCTTCTACTTCGGCTTCGGTCTTTCGTATACGACCTTTGAATACTCGAACCTCCAACTCCCGGAGGTTGTCGACTTGGGCGATAATGGGAAGCGAACCTTCAACGTGTCGGTTGATGTTATGAACACCGGTGACAAGGATGGACACGAGATTGTACAATTGTACGTCTCTGATATAGAATGTGCCACTCTACGGCCATGCAAAGAGTTGAAGGGCTTCGCTAAGCTATGGGTGCCCAAGGGTGGCAAGGTTAAGGCCACAATCAGCTTGGATAAGTACGCCGTGTCATATTgggacgaagaggaggagaagtggCTCGCTGAGAAAGGTACTTTCAAGGTGGTGATATCGCGAAGCGCAGACCCAAAAGATGAAGTGTTGCAGCGTGAGTTCAGATTAGACAGGGATTTGTACTGGAGAGGTGTATAG